A portion of the Amia ocellicauda isolate fAmiCal2 chromosome 22, fAmiCal2.hap1, whole genome shotgun sequence genome contains these proteins:
- the ywhae1 gene encoding tyrosine 3-monooxygenase/tryptophan 5-monooxygenase activation protein, epsilon polypeptide 1 encodes MGDREDLVYQAKLAEQAERYDEMVESMKKVAGMDVELTVEERNLLSVAYKNVIGARRASWRIISSIEQKEESKGGEDKLKMIREYRQTVETELKSICNDILDVLDKHLIPAANTGESKVFYYKMKGDYHRYLAEFATGNDRKEAAENSLVAYKAASDIAMTELPPTHPIRLGLALNFSVFYYEILNSPDRACRLAKAAFDDAIAELDTLSEESYKDSTLIMQLLRDNLTLWTSDMQGDGEEQNKEALQDVEDENQ; translated from the exons ATGGGAGATCGAGAGGATTTAGTGTACCAGGCCAAGCTGGCCGAGCAGGCTGAGAGATACGACG AAATGGTGGAGTCCATGAAGAAGGTAGCAGGTATGGATGTTGAATTAACAGTAGAAGAAAGGAACCTACTATCCGTCGCATACAAGAATGTGATTGGAGCCAGGAGAGCATCATGGAGGATAATCAGCAGTATTGAACAGAAGGAAGAAAGCAAGGGCGgggaagacaaattaaaaatgatccGGGAATACAGGCAAACG gtTGAGACCGAGCTAAAATCAATCTGTAACGACATTCTGGATGTACTGGACAAGCACCTCATTCCAGCTGCAAACACCGGAGAGTCCAAGGTTTTCTACTACAAAAT GAAAGGTGACTACCACAGGTATCTGGCAGAGTTTGCTACAGGGAACGACAGGAAGGAGGCGGCAGAAAACAGTTTGGTAGCTTACAAGGCTGCTAGCGACATCGCAATGACAGAACTCCCACCCACGCACCCTATCCGCTTGGGTCTCGCCCTGAATTTCTCCGTATTTTATTATGAAATTCTTAATTCCCCTGACCGAGCGTGCAG GTTGGCAAAGGCTGCCTTTGACGATGCCATTGCAGAACTGGACACATTGAGTGAAGAAAGTTACAAGGACTCCACACTCATCATGCAGTTGTTACGTGATAACCTGACACTATGGACTTCAGACATGCAGGGTGATG GTGAAGAACAGAACAAAGAAGCACTGCAAGATGTGGAAGATGAAAACCAGTGA
- the LOC136718316 gene encoding uncharacterized protein LOC136718316 isoform X1, with the protein MGRKLPGRLSAKSHHKTSAHSVKGKTRKKKRKKVAERRDEGEEQPEAQPVSPLVYDPQVALRELMARHQKPTDAEGLQSIRAQQYEYESTRAKSQPVAVRMGLSRRICRFELPMDIRELEVLHPQDYLRRHCIVCRRRSSHYRKAFDKFDRDRDGLLSFREMERGLRDVYGDRLGTERVQQLTQLVLADSSTQFDGSLFCALCALSERLFYSSFVTEDTEAPENGERDPLEQADFGSLLSKFRSCNIQPSMRTLLSLL; encoded by the exons ATGGGGAGGAAATTACCCGGCAGGCTGAGCGCCAAAAG CCACCACAAAACCAGCGCCCACTCAGTAAAGGGCAAGACaaggaagaagaaaaggaagaagGTGGCCGAGAGACGAGATGAGGGTGAGGAGCAGCCAGAGGCCCAGCCGGTTAGTCCGCTGGTCTACGACCCCCAG GTGGCGCTGCGAGAGCTGATGGCCCGGCACCAGAAGCCTACAGACGCAGAGGGGCTGCAGAGCATCAGGGCCCAGCAGTACGAATATGAGAGCACG AGGGCGAAGAGCCAGCCGGTCGCGGTGCGGATGGGTCTCTCCAGGAGGATCTGCCGTTTCGAGCTGCCGATGGACATCAGGGAGCTGGAGG TGCTCCATCCCCAGGACTACCTGCGCAGGCACTGCATCGTGTGCAGGAGGAGGAGCAGCCACTACAGGAAGGCCTTCGACAAGTtcgacagagacagagacgggCTGCTCTCCTTCAGG gaaATGGAGCGCGGGCTGAGGGACGTCTACGGGGACAGGCTCGGTACTGAGCGCGTGCAGCAACTGACCCAGCTGGTCCTGGCAGACAGCAGCACGCAGTTCGACGGCTCCCTCTTCTGCGCCCTCTGCGCCCTCTCCGAGCGCCTCTTCTACTCCTCCTTTGT GACGGAAGACACGGAGGCCCCGGAGAACGGAGAGAGGGATCCCCTGGAGCAGGCGGACTTTGGCTCCTTGCTGTCCAAATTCAGGAGCTGCAACATCCAGCCCAGTATGCGCACCCTGCTGTCCCTACTATAG
- the LOC136718316 gene encoding uncharacterized protein LOC136718316 isoform X2, with translation MRVALRELMARHQKPTDAEGLQSIRAQQYEYESTRAKSQPVAVRMGLSRRICRFELPMDIRELEVLHPQDYLRRHCIVCRRRSSHYRKAFDKFDRDRDGLLSFREMERGLRDVYGDRLGTERVQQLTQLVLADSSTQFDGSLFCALCALSERLFYSSFVTEDTEAPENGERDPLEQADFGSLLSKFRSCNIQPSMRTLLSLL, from the exons ATGAGG GTGGCGCTGCGAGAGCTGATGGCCCGGCACCAGAAGCCTACAGACGCAGAGGGGCTGCAGAGCATCAGGGCCCAGCAGTACGAATATGAGAGCACG AGGGCGAAGAGCCAGCCGGTCGCGGTGCGGATGGGTCTCTCCAGGAGGATCTGCCGTTTCGAGCTGCCGATGGACATCAGGGAGCTGGAGG TGCTCCATCCCCAGGACTACCTGCGCAGGCACTGCATCGTGTGCAGGAGGAGGAGCAGCCACTACAGGAAGGCCTTCGACAAGTtcgacagagacagagacgggCTGCTCTCCTTCAGG gaaATGGAGCGCGGGCTGAGGGACGTCTACGGGGACAGGCTCGGTACTGAGCGCGTGCAGCAACTGACCCAGCTGGTCCTGGCAGACAGCAGCACGCAGTTCGACGGCTCCCTCTTCTGCGCCCTCTGCGCCCTCTCCGAGCGCCTCTTCTACTCCTCCTTTGT GACGGAAGACACGGAGGCCCCGGAGAACGGAGAGAGGGATCCCCTGGAGCAGGCGGACTTTGGCTCCTTGCTGTCCAAATTCAGGAGCTGCAACATCCAGCCCAGTATGCGCACCCTGCTGTCCCTACTATAG